From Oryzias melastigma strain HK-1 unplaced genomic scaffold, ASM292280v2 sc00306, whole genome shotgun sequence, the proteins below share one genomic window:
- the tal1 gene encoding T-cell acute lymphocytic leukemia protein 1 homolog isoform X2 has translation MMEKRQQELCPGSPDAGSGPGKWEDSAIISRQNGYKEDEEPRREEEREEEEEEEEEEEEDDEERGGSFKGAEETDDVPLQNSSNGTSIIINGVAKETASHNALDLKREVPVIELSRREAIKVLEPRTESHLVPITELRRPPPLPLPPPQRDDARMVQLSPNAFPVPARAMLYNLAQPLAAINSLGGESEQYSMYPSNRVKRRPAPYEVELDEAGQPKIVRRIFTNSRERWRQQNVNGAFAELRKLIPTHPPDKKLSKNEILRLAMKYISFLSNLLEDQDGGRNVGSTTEGDTGLLVGVATHEGGPQGAPHQDTVVDLARDDLVETMSPGSSCGSLPDGDAEGSPESFMEDQDSPPATRTLTASRGAPLHLAARDLRRNGRPLDGSSRR, from the exons atgatggaaaaacgGCAGCAGGAGCTTTGTCCTGGAAGTCCCGACGCGGGCTCCGGTCCTGGAAAGTGGGAGGATTCCGCCATCATCTCCAGACAAAACGGATACAAGGAGGACGAGGAGCCtcggagagaggaggagagagaagaagaagaagaggaggaggaggaggaggaagaagacgaCGAGGAGAGGGGAGGGAGCTTCAAAGGCGCTGAGGAGACGGATGACGTTCCTCTGCAGAACTCGAGCAACGGGACCAGCATTATCATCAACGGCGTTGCCAAGGAAACTGCCTCTCACAACGCCCTTGACCTGAAAAGGGAAGTGCCGGTGATCGAGCTCTCCAGGAGGGAGGCTATAAAAGTGCTAGAGCCGAGGACTGAAAGCCATTTGGTGCCGATCACAGAACTTCGCAGACCTCCACCGCTGCCGCTCCCTCCGCCGCAACGAGACGACGCTCGAATGGTCCAACTGAGCCCAAACGCGTTTCCTGTCCCGGCCCGGGCGATGCTCTACAACCTGGCGCAGCCTCTTGCAGCCATCAACAG TCTTGGAGGGGAGTCGGAGCAGTACAGCATGTACCCCAGCAACAGGGTAAAGCGCCGCCCGGCGCCTTATGAGGTTGAACTCGACGAGG CCGGCCAGCCGAAGATCGTGCGCCGCATCTTCACAAACAGTCGTGAACGCTGGCGCCAGCAGAATGTGAACGGCGCCTTTGCAGAGCTCCGCAAACTCATCCCCACTCACCCTCCAGACAAGAAGCTGAGCAAAAACGAGATCCTGCGGCTGGCGATGAAGTACATCAGCTTCCTCTCCAACCTCCTGGAGGATCAAGACGGCGGGAGGAACGTTGGCAGCACAACTGAGGGGGACACGGGACTGCTGGTTGGTGTCGCAACGCACGAGGGGGGCCCTCAGGGCGCGCCGCACCAGGACACTGTGGTAGACTTGGCGAGGGATGATCTTGTAGAGACAATGTCCCCAGGTTCCAGCTGTGGAAGCCTGCCCGACGGGGATGCTGAAGGCAGTCCGGAGAGCTTCATGGAAGACCAGGACTCACCTCCAGCTACGAGGACTCTAACAGCTTCACGTGGGGCCCCGCTTCATCTCGCCGCGAGAGACCTAAGGCGCAATGGGCGTCCATTAGATGGTTCCAGTCGCCGATGA
- the tal1 gene encoding T-cell acute lymphocytic leukemia protein 1 homolog isoform X1, giving the protein MMEKRQQELCPGSPDAGSGPGKWEDSAIISRQNGYKEDEEPRREEEREEEEEEEEEEEEDDEERGGSFKGAEETDDVPLQNSSNGTSIIINGVAKETASHNALDLKREVPVIELSRREAIKVLEPRTESHLVPITELRRPPPLPLPPPQRDDARMVQLSPNAFPVPARAMLYNLAQPLAAINSLGGESEQYSMYPSNRVKRRPAPYEVELDEGRRILDLYKYAGQPKIVRRIFTNSRERWRQQNVNGAFAELRKLIPTHPPDKKLSKNEILRLAMKYISFLSNLLEDQDGGRNVGSTTEGDTGLLVGVATHEGGPQGAPHQDTVVDLARDDLVETMSPGSSCGSLPDGDAEGSPESFMEDQDSPPATRTLTASRGAPLHLAARDLRRNGRPLDGSSRR; this is encoded by the exons atgatggaaaaacgGCAGCAGGAGCTTTGTCCTGGAAGTCCCGACGCGGGCTCCGGTCCTGGAAAGTGGGAGGATTCCGCCATCATCTCCAGACAAAACGGATACAAGGAGGACGAGGAGCCtcggagagaggaggagagagaagaagaagaagaggaggaggaggaggaggaagaagacgaCGAGGAGAGGGGAGGGAGCTTCAAAGGCGCTGAGGAGACGGATGACGTTCCTCTGCAGAACTCGAGCAACGGGACCAGCATTATCATCAACGGCGTTGCCAAGGAAACTGCCTCTCACAACGCCCTTGACCTGAAAAGGGAAGTGCCGGTGATCGAGCTCTCCAGGAGGGAGGCTATAAAAGTGCTAGAGCCGAGGACTGAAAGCCATTTGGTGCCGATCACAGAACTTCGCAGACCTCCACCGCTGCCGCTCCCTCCGCCGCAACGAGACGACGCTCGAATGGTCCAACTGAGCCCAAACGCGTTTCCTGTCCCGGCCCGGGCGATGCTCTACAACCTGGCGCAGCCTCTTGCAGCCATCAACAG TCTTGGAGGGGAGTCGGAGCAGTACAGCATGTACCCCAGCAACAGGGTAAAGCGCCGCCCGGCGCCTTATGAGGTTGAACTCGACGAGGGTAGGCGCATTTTAGATCTTTATAAGTATG CCGGCCAGCCGAAGATCGTGCGCCGCATCTTCACAAACAGTCGTGAACGCTGGCGCCAGCAGAATGTGAACGGCGCCTTTGCAGAGCTCCGCAAACTCATCCCCACTCACCCTCCAGACAAGAAGCTGAGCAAAAACGAGATCCTGCGGCTGGCGATGAAGTACATCAGCTTCCTCTCCAACCTCCTGGAGGATCAAGACGGCGGGAGGAACGTTGGCAGCACAACTGAGGGGGACACGGGACTGCTGGTTGGTGTCGCAACGCACGAGGGGGGCCCTCAGGGCGCGCCGCACCAGGACACTGTGGTAGACTTGGCGAGGGATGATCTTGTAGAGACAATGTCCCCAGGTTCCAGCTGTGGAAGCCTGCCCGACGGGGATGCTGAAGGCAGTCCGGAGAGCTTCATGGAAGACCAGGACTCACCTCCAGCTACGAGGACTCTAACAGCTTCACGTGGGGCCCCGCTTCATCTCGCCGCGAGAGACCTAAGGCGCAATGGGCGTCCATTAGATGGTTCCAGTCGCCGATGA
- the tal1 gene encoding T-cell acute lymphocytic leukemia protein 1 homolog isoform X3 gives MMEKRQQELCPGSPDAGSGPGKWEDSAIISRQNGYKEDEEPRREEEREEEEEEEEEEEEDDEERGGSFKGAEETDDVPLQNSSNGTSIIINGVAKETASHNALDLKREVPVIELSRREAIKVLEPRTESHLVPITELRRPPPLPLPPPQRDDARMVQLSPNAFPVPARAMLYNLAQPLAAINSLGGESEQYSMYPSNRVKRRPAPYEVELDEGRRILDLYKYAGQPKIVRRIFTNSRERWRQQNVNGAFAELRKLIPTHPPDKKLSKNEILRLAMKYISFLSNLLEDQDGGRNVGSTTEGDTGLLVPAVEACPTGMLKAVRRASWKTRTHLQLRGL, from the exons atgatggaaaaacgGCAGCAGGAGCTTTGTCCTGGAAGTCCCGACGCGGGCTCCGGTCCTGGAAAGTGGGAGGATTCCGCCATCATCTCCAGACAAAACGGATACAAGGAGGACGAGGAGCCtcggagagaggaggagagagaagaagaagaagaggaggaggaggaggaggaagaagacgaCGAGGAGAGGGGAGGGAGCTTCAAAGGCGCTGAGGAGACGGATGACGTTCCTCTGCAGAACTCGAGCAACGGGACCAGCATTATCATCAACGGCGTTGCCAAGGAAACTGCCTCTCACAACGCCCTTGACCTGAAAAGGGAAGTGCCGGTGATCGAGCTCTCCAGGAGGGAGGCTATAAAAGTGCTAGAGCCGAGGACTGAAAGCCATTTGGTGCCGATCACAGAACTTCGCAGACCTCCACCGCTGCCGCTCCCTCCGCCGCAACGAGACGACGCTCGAATGGTCCAACTGAGCCCAAACGCGTTTCCTGTCCCGGCCCGGGCGATGCTCTACAACCTGGCGCAGCCTCTTGCAGCCATCAACAG TCTTGGAGGGGAGTCGGAGCAGTACAGCATGTACCCCAGCAACAGGGTAAAGCGCCGCCCGGCGCCTTATGAGGTTGAACTCGACGAGGGTAGGCGCATTTTAGATCTTTATAAGTATG CCGGCCAGCCGAAGATCGTGCGCCGCATCTTCACAAACAGTCGTGAACGCTGGCGCCAGCAGAATGTGAACGGCGCCTTTGCAGAGCTCCGCAAACTCATCCCCACTCACCCTCCAGACAAGAAGCTGAGCAAAAACGAGATCCTGCGGCTGGCGATGAAGTACATCAGCTTCCTCTCCAACCTCCTGGAGGATCAAGACGGCGGGAGGAACGTTGGCAGCACAACTGAGGGGGACACGGGACTGCTG GTTCCAGCTGTGGAAGCCTGCCCGACGGGGATGCTGAAGGCAGTCCGGAGAGCTTCATGGAAGACCAGGACTCACCTCCAGCTACGAGGACTCTAA
- the si:ch211-13f8.1 gene encoding uncharacterized protein si:ch211-13f8.1 — protein sequence MLTWKTLSGSFSHDQQMEEEKAATEKKFSPVPAGLPINWGLITGPVPEPVFSTSSFNTSLPPQSSAVHALQTKVKSLTQRKTRGRDREKDRERLSPSEQSQSEVFVRHRVREREQLSVPAPSWQSGVKKHLSSSDEDEEVEVQVRLQIHSPPVDVQRERLEEDSKNDKSNKNEHQSGCQEGRSRSFKKSASLESILSDNSRSKKNPSPPPPSALLSSSSASNNSASTSNLSSAKHWAPPKGFWRVARPETLLLSGVGSDSIPPKDYTQIEEHKEHQRKSESEPTSGKEARGGSDTINTPSELKQSGSGECYLDRWEQKEADVVEPAKELCNSDSWESITSLPSQSGVLCADLKLRVKERAYAKLRERQQNCREEQDQCGGESVGYCGDFTYRVDYKVSGSQSVLDNTNTAFLAQELEPYLRSLLVIGDELPLSPRHEEAKRLLERARLKARSSHIRGDRPRRSHSDQRTSVKKHQSESSSPTKVQKAVQTKEDLSTQTVLGPFLVPMQRETSPTDQPGRTRRHGCSPTRVRFEDESEKEAESRYLDRVKQRGRPGMPKSKNKDTNTDSSSSGSEKSRGHRSVSMPPPSKQNEVVKSEETVVKEIIVLVKKCEACGSVVREPQPPSTVDPQNSEPPQAGSTEDARGKASPRWVLSNKPDTSTRPKASLTVTFAGAYVLGESKEVSSGWKSSGFGKLRRRSRKGESRLESGHGPYGPSWAQRRNSNPRNRVNLSRSVSFAPGSPMTLEPHSQPPSGELRESPTPSLPIKSALKSSSRNRSAAGQSTVQFQMSSNQGDGGSPPLLDSSETSASLSQGGATSGNQVPCARPTTLRYSPARIPADLPSAELWENTPDAAGLSGDSGFGSDSRSVRGPGLSRAEDLRAELLRAEHLKAEALWEENSDGSRKLDGRPKLFLRRFFSSIGLNSVGRLVKGGRSSSMEQLSIPSAPRANSASPSPTRRPQPSIRIQRTPSLQTLHTVLPLAQLRKASSVQSLERRTERSTILGEVQIPYGLAPSPDSPQLELHRTLSVEDVLVTRIVRPLGRVTQAFPDGSLLLELIKPPNGPFGFVISRGKGRPDTGVYVEKVGDGSGEGPYVGLLGVGDEILQVNGEAVAGLSLDQVTRLMTRDNTASLRILPARRNQR from the exons ATGTTAACATGGAAG actcTGTCTGGATCTTTTTCCCATGACCAGCAAATGGAGGAAGAAAAAGCagctactgaaaaaaaattcagcccCGTACCTGCAGGACTTCCCATTAACTGGGGGCTCATTACCGGCCCGGTTCCGGAACCAGTTTTCTCCACTTCGTCCTTCAACACGTCGCTCCCTCCTCAGAGTTCAGCCGTGCACGCGTTACAGACGAAGGTGAAGTCCCTTACTCAAAGGAAGACAAGAGGGAGAGACCGAGAGAAGGACAGGGAAAGGCTGAGCCCATCGGAACAAAGTCAATCGGAAGTTTTTGTGCGGCACCGAGTCAGAGAGAGAGAACAGCTGTCTGTGCCGGCTCCTTCATGGCAGTCAGGGGTCAAGAAGCACTTGAGCAGCAGTGATGAAGACGAGGAGGTAGAGGTGCAGGTCAGGCTACAGATCCACAGTCCACCAGTCGATGTACAAAGAGAGCGTCTGGAAGAAGatagtaaaaatgacaaatccaACAAAAATGAGCACCAGAGTGGTTGCCAGGAAGGACGGTCTCGTAGTTTCAAGAAGAGCGCCAGTCTGGAGAGTATTctctcagacaactcaagaagTAAGAAAAACCCATCGCCTCCTCCACCATCAGCTTtgctctcctcttcctcagcttCCAACAACTCTGCTTCCACTTCAAACTTGTCCTCAGCTAAACACTGGGCACCTCCAAAGGGCTTCTGGAGAGTGGCACGTCCAGAAACCCTGCTCCTCAGTGGCGTTGGCTCTGACAGCATACCACCAAAGGACTACACTCAGATAGAAGAACATAAGGAGCATCAGAGGAAGTCAGAATCTGAACCGACCAGCGGAAAGGAAGCCAGAGGTGGGTCGGATACCATCAACACGCCATCAGAACTGAAACAATCAGGGAGTGGGGAGTGCTACCTGGACAGGTGGGAGCAAAAGGAGGCAGATGTGGTTGAACCCGCCAAAGAACTGTGCAACTCAGACTCCTGGGAGAGCATCACTTCTCTACCCTCTCAGAGCGGAGTGCTCTGTGCTGATTTGAAGCTTCGGGTGAAGGAGAGGGCCTACGCCAAGTTGAGGGAACGACAACAAAACTGCAGGGAGGAACAAGATCAGTGTGGAGGAGAAAGTGTGGGCTACTGTGGAGACTTCACATACAGAGTGGACTATAAAG TTTCAGGAAGCCAAAGTGTTTTGGACAACACCAACACTGCCTTTCTCGCTCAAGAACTTGAGCCCTATTTGAG GTCACTTCTTGTAATTGGGGATGAACTACCTCTAAGCCCGAGACATGAGGAGGCCAAGCGTCTTCTGGAGCGTGCGAGGCTCAAAGCTCGCTCCAGTCACATCAGAGGCGATCGGCCCAGACGCTCCCATTCGGATCAGAGGACCTCCGT CAAAAAACACCAGAGTGAATCATCAAGTCCAACCAAAGTACAAAAAGCTGTTCAAACCAAAGAGGATCTTTCAACCCAGACCGTCCTGGGCCCCTTCCTTGTCCCTATGCAGAGAGAAACTTCCCCCACCGACCAACCAGGCCGCACCAGGCGTCACGGCTGTTCGCCGACGCGTGTACGCTTCGAGGACGAATCCGAGAAAGAAGCAGAGTCTCGCTATTTGGACAGAGTGAAACAGCGAGGACGGCCAGGGATGCCAAAGTCCAAGAATAAGGATACCAACACAGATTCCAGCAGTAGTGGTTCAGAGAAGAGCAGAGGTCACAGAAGCGTCTCCATGCCCCCTCCTTCCAAGCAAAATGAGGTGGTAAAAAGTGAGGAAACGGTTGTCAAAGAAATAATAGTGCTGGTAAAGAAATGTGAGGCGTGTGGTTCAGTCGTCAGAGAACCGCAGCCTCCGTCCACAGTAGATCCACAGAACAGTGAGCCGCCGCAGGCTGGCAGCACCGAGGACGCACGGGGAAAGGCCTCTCCTCGCTGGGTGCTTTCAAACAAACCAGACACGAGCACTCGTCCCAAAGCTTCACTCACCGTCACGTTTGCTGGGGCTTACGTGTTGGGGGAAAGCAAAGAGGTTAGCTCGGGGTGGAAGTCTTCTGGCTTTGGCAAACTCAGGAGAAGGAGCAGGAAAGGAGAAAGTAGGCTGGAGTCGGGTCACGGCCCTTACGGCCCATCGTGGGCTCAGCGACGCAACTCAAATCCAAGGAACAGAGTCAACTTGAGCAGAAGCGTTTCATTCGCACCTGGCAGTCCCATGACTCTGGAGCCACACTCACAGCCGCCCTCGGGGGAACTGAGGGAGTCCCCTACCCCATCGTTGCCCATAAAGTCGGCCCTGAAGTCCAGCTCCCGGAACCGTTCTGCTGCAGGGCAGTCCACGGTTCAGTTTCAGATGTCATCAAATCAGGGAGACGGTGGATCGCCGCCTCTACTGGACTCTTCAGAGACGTCTGCGTCCCTGAGCCAAGGGGGGGCAACGTCAGGCAACCAAGTACCCTGTGCCAGACCCACCACTCTGAGATACTCTCCAGCTAGAATCCCTGCAGATCTACCATCGGCCGAGCTCTGGGAAAACACTCCAGATGCAGCAG GTCTGAGTGGAGATTCAGGTTTTGGTTCAGACAGTCGCTCCGTGCGAGGCCCGGGTTTGTCGAGGGCTGAGGATCTCAGAGCTGAACTGCTGCGAGCAGAGCATCTGAAAGCTGAGGCCTTATGGGAGGAGAACAGCGATGGTTCCAG AAAACTCGACGGGAGGCCGAAGCTGTTCCTGCGGCGCTTCTTCTCCTCCATCGGTCTGAACAGTGTTGGCAGACTGGTGAAAGGAGGTCGCTCCAGCAGCATGGAACAGCTCAGTATTCCTTCTGCCCCCCGAGCAAACTCAGCCTCACCGAGTCCTACACGCAGACCCCAGCCCTCCATTCGCATACAGAGGACACCGTCTCTGCAGACCCTACACACG GTGCTGCCACTGGCCCAGCTGCGGAAAGCCTCTTCTGTGCAAAGTTTAGAGAGAAGAACAGAACGGTCAACAATTCTTGGAGAGGTGCAGATACCATATGGTCTGGCACCCAG CCCAGATAGCCCTCAGCTTGAGCTTCACAGGACTCTGAGTGTGGAGGACGTGCTCGTCACTAGAATAGTGCGCCCGCTGGGCCGTGTGACCCAGGCTTTTCCTGATGGCTCCCTCCTCCTGGAGCTCATTAAGCCACCAAATGGTCCTTTTGGTTTTGTGATTTCAAGAGGAAAAGGTCGTCCAGATACAG GTGTTTATGTTGAAAAAGTGGGCGATGGGAGTGGAGAGGGCCCGTATGTCGGCCTCCTCGGAGTCGGGGATGAAATCCTGCAGGTGAATGGAGAGGCGGTGGCTGGACTTAGTTTGGATCAAGTGACTCGACTCATGACTCGAGACAACACCGCTTCCCTGCGGATTCTGCCAGCTCGACGCAATCAGCGCTGA